One Streptomyces sp. NBC_00223 genomic window carries:
- a CDS encoding ABC transporter permease — protein MASTPPVTPPSAAPVTPLTTAPAARKARPAAPSAAETTVQGASRIHAALRKTTHPVRINPVLTAAGILGWVAFSALTEALSDSPRLPAPDLAAVQHTTRFTSIAGLVVAGLAAVFWALAATRGRFGARAAARVAHGSAWLVGSAVWGIFWEISTAKTQLLETPYFAAPQEIFEHLWSDRRILAESLGNSLQLLALGFVLGLVAGLATGVTIGWWQQANYWVHPVLMFLGPVPTLAWVPVIFALFPTAYSGAIFLIAVSVWFPITVLTRAGIVSVPRSYYDVTQTLGAKSWFLVLRVSLPAALPSIFTGAFMALGSSFVSLTVAENFGVNSGLGWYLNWQKSWGDFPALYAGIVVLVAVCGVLLTLLFRLRGWVLRWEKELTRW, from the coding sequence ATGGCCTCCACCCCGCCCGTCACCCCGCCCAGCGCCGCGCCCGTCACCCCGCTCACCACCGCGCCCGCCGCGCGGAAGGCGCGACCGGCGGCCCCGTCCGCGGCGGAGACGACCGTGCAGGGCGCGTCCCGCATCCACGCCGCCCTGCGGAAGACCACTCACCCTGTCCGTATCAACCCCGTCCTCACCGCGGCCGGCATCCTCGGCTGGGTCGCCTTCAGCGCGCTCACCGAGGCACTGTCCGACAGCCCCCGGCTGCCGGCGCCCGACCTCGCCGCCGTCCAGCACACGACGCGCTTCACCTCGATCGCCGGTCTGGTCGTCGCCGGTCTCGCCGCCGTGTTCTGGGCGCTGGCCGCCACCCGCGGGCGGTTCGGCGCCCGCGCGGCGGCCCGGGTCGCGCACGGCTCCGCCTGGCTGGTCGGCTCCGCGGTCTGGGGGATCTTCTGGGAGATCTCCACCGCCAAGACCCAACTGCTCGAAACGCCGTACTTCGCCGCCCCGCAGGAGATCTTCGAGCACCTGTGGAGCGACCGGCGGATTCTCGCCGAGAGCCTGGGCAACTCCCTCCAGCTGCTCGCGCTCGGCTTCGTGCTCGGCCTGGTCGCCGGGCTGGCCACCGGCGTGACGATCGGCTGGTGGCAGCAGGCCAACTACTGGGTGCACCCGGTCCTCATGTTCCTCGGGCCCGTGCCCACGCTGGCCTGGGTCCCGGTGATCTTCGCGCTCTTCCCGACCGCCTACAGCGGGGCGATCTTCCTGATCGCGGTCAGCGTGTGGTTTCCCATCACCGTCCTGACCAGGGCGGGCATCGTGAGCGTGCCGCGCTCGTACTACGACGTCACGCAGACCCTGGGCGCCAAGAGCTGGTTCCTGGTGCTGCGGGTGAGCCTGCCGGCCGCGCTGCCGAGCATCTTCACAGGCGCCTTCATGGCGCTCGGCTCGTCCTTCGTCAGCCTCACGGTGGCGGAGAACTTCGGCGTCAACTCGGGGCTCGGCTGGTACCTCAACTGGCAGAAGAGCTGGGGCGACTTCCCCGCCCTGTACGCGGGCATCGTCGTCCTGGTCGCCGTCTGCGGCGTGCTGCTGACCCTGCTGTTCCGGTTGCGTGGCTGGGTGCTGCGCTGGGAGAAGGAGCTGACCCGATGGTGA
- a CDS encoding ATP-binding protein: MAEFVGRRHELNMLDRELTKVAAGVGGQRPGRCVMLRGRRRVGKSRLVEQFAERSGVPFLFYAATGASPKVDLERFAQDAQSSSLPLAHVLSAARPPNWDAAFDVLAATLPGDRPSVVVMDEVPYLMDAEGAFEGVLQRAWDRALETKPVLLVLIGSDLSMMEALNSYGRPFHQRGREMVLGPLNPAEVGEMLGLAEPADAFDAALITGGLPLICAEWPNGAGMWDFLRTALNDPVSALLVSAERSLAAEFPQQAQARTVLSAIGSGERTFSNIARAAGGIGATPLQRALGLLTEKRVIAAELPLSTRPSKDRRYRVADPYLRFWLKLLGPAMEEIERGRGDLTLQRIRGNWTSWRGRAVEPLVREALARLLPDANLPAAPAIGGYWTRTNDVEIDVVGADRGPIAKDLLFVGSVKWLENSPFDQHDLVALHRHRAALTSEPVRTVAVSRSGTACTGLDAAYGPAELLAAWRS; the protein is encoded by the coding sequence ATGGCGGAATTCGTGGGAAGACGGCACGAGCTCAACATGCTCGATCGTGAGCTGACCAAGGTGGCGGCCGGTGTCGGAGGGCAGCGGCCCGGACGGTGCGTGATGCTGCGGGGGCGGCGGCGGGTAGGCAAGTCACGGTTGGTCGAGCAGTTCGCCGAGAGATCCGGAGTTCCCTTCCTCTTCTACGCGGCTACCGGCGCGTCACCCAAGGTCGACCTGGAACGGTTCGCTCAGGACGCGCAGTCGTCCAGTCTTCCACTTGCGCATGTGCTCTCCGCCGCACGCCCGCCGAACTGGGACGCCGCCTTCGATGTGCTGGCGGCTACCTTGCCGGGTGACCGGCCCAGCGTGGTGGTCATGGACGAGGTGCCCTATCTGATGGATGCCGAGGGTGCCTTCGAGGGGGTCCTCCAGAGGGCCTGGGACAGGGCTTTGGAAACCAAACCTGTTCTGCTGGTCCTCATCGGCTCCGACCTGTCCATGATGGAGGCGCTGAACAGCTACGGACGCCCGTTCCACCAGCGCGGACGAGAGATGGTCCTGGGGCCGCTCAACCCGGCGGAAGTGGGTGAGATGCTGGGCCTCGCGGAGCCCGCCGACGCCTTCGACGCGGCCCTGATCACCGGTGGACTTCCCCTGATCTGCGCGGAGTGGCCGAACGGCGCCGGGATGTGGGACTTTCTCCGGACGGCGCTCAACGATCCGGTATCGGCCCTGCTGGTGTCCGCGGAGCGCTCGCTTGCTGCTGAGTTCCCGCAGCAGGCACAGGCCCGCACTGTGCTGTCGGCGATCGGCAGCGGTGAGCGGACCTTCTCGAACATTGCCCGCGCCGCCGGCGGAATCGGAGCTACCCCGCTGCAGCGAGCGCTTGGGCTTCTCACTGAGAAACGGGTGATCGCGGCGGAACTGCCTCTCTCCACACGGCCCTCGAAGGACCGCCGTTACAGGGTCGCGGACCCCTATCTCCGCTTCTGGCTGAAACTCCTGGGCCCGGCGATGGAGGAGATCGAGCGCGGTAGGGGTGACCTGACATTGCAGCGTATCCGCGGCAACTGGACCAGCTGGCGCGGCCGGGCGGTCGAACCTCTGGTGCGAGAGGCACTGGCACGGCTGCTGCCCGATGCGAACCTCCCCGCCGCCCCTGCTATCGGCGGCTACTGGACCCGGACCAATGACGTGGAGATCGACGTTGTCGGAGCCGACCGGGGGCCGATCGCCAAGGACCTGTTGTTCGTCGGCTCGGTGAAGTGGCTGGAGAACTCCCCGTTCGACCAGCATGATCTCGTGGCGCTGCACCGCCACCGCGCCGCGCTCACGTCTGAACCGGTACGCACGGTGGCCGTCTCGCGCAGCGGGACCGCATGTACGGGCCTGGATGCCGCGTACGGGCCTGCCGAGCTTCTCGCGGCGTGGCGCTCCTGA
- a CDS encoding LLM class flavin-dependent oxidoreductase codes for MPVEFLGIAATNDGSESTPRSGASFDRDYTLRLARAHEDHGWDRVLFAYSSASPEPGTAAAYIAARTERLQILLAHRPNVSYPTFAAREFATLDAISDGRLAVHFITGGNDHEQQREGDVLSKDERYARTREYIEIVKRVWTEHEAFDHEGTHYRFHDYVSDIFPVRQPHPDVSFGGSSPAAYAAGGAVADIYALWGEPLAETAKQIEAVKAAALAAGRSTPPRIQVAFRPIIAPTEELAWEKAHRTVAAIEQRRAAGAWRRRGGDAPQNTGSQRLIGIAEQGERYDRALWTRTAAVTGGAGNSNALVGTPETVAQALLDYVDLGVDIISARGYDLLDDAVDFGRQVIPLVRAEVAKRDAERAARPARDAEPVAATARR; via the coding sequence ATGCCAGTCGAGTTCCTCGGTATCGCCGCCACCAACGACGGCTCCGAGTCCACCCCGCGCTCCGGCGCGTCCTTCGACAGGGACTACACGCTGCGGCTCGCCCGCGCCCACGAGGACCACGGCTGGGACCGGGTGCTGTTCGCCTACAGTTCCGCCTCGCCGGAGCCGGGCACCGCCGCGGCGTACATCGCCGCGCGCACCGAACGCCTCCAGATCCTGCTGGCGCACCGCCCCAACGTGTCCTATCCGACCTTCGCCGCCCGGGAGTTCGCGACGCTCGACGCGATCAGCGACGGCCGGCTCGCCGTGCACTTCATCACCGGTGGCAACGACCACGAGCAGCAGCGCGAGGGCGACGTTCTGAGCAAGGACGAGCGCTACGCACGCACCCGGGAGTACATCGAGATCGTCAAACGCGTGTGGACCGAGCATGAGGCGTTCGACCACGAGGGCACGCACTACCGCTTCCACGACTACGTCTCCGACATCTTCCCGGTACGGCAGCCGCACCCGGACGTCTCGTTCGGCGGATCGTCGCCCGCCGCGTACGCGGCCGGTGGCGCCGTCGCCGACATCTACGCGCTGTGGGGCGAGCCACTGGCCGAGACCGCCAAGCAGATCGAGGCGGTCAAGGCGGCCGCACTGGCCGCCGGCCGCAGCACTCCGCCGCGCATCCAGGTCGCCTTCCGGCCGATCATCGCGCCCACCGAGGAACTGGCCTGGGAGAAGGCGCACCGCACGGTCGCCGCCATCGAGCAGCGCCGGGCGGCGGGCGCGTGGCGGCGGCGCGGCGGAGACGCCCCGCAGAACACCGGTTCGCAGCGGCTGATCGGCATCGCCGAGCAGGGCGAGCGCTACGACCGCGCGCTGTGGACCCGCACCGCCGCGGTCACCGGTGGCGCGGGCAACTCCAACGCCCTGGTCGGCACGCCGGAGACCGTCGCGCAAGCGCTGCTGGACTACGTCGACCTCGGCGTCGACATCATCTCGGCCCGCGGTTACGACCTGCTGGACGACGCCGTCGACTTCGGCCGGCAGGTCATTCCGCTGGTGCGGGCAGAGGTCGCCAAGCGCGACGCCGAACGGGCGGCGCGTCCCGCGCGGGACGCCGAGCCCGTGGCAGCAACGGCACGGAGGTGA
- a CDS encoding YcnI family protein, producing MKHARGIAVAVGAAALVLGAAGPAAAHVTVTASSTTGGGSAVLTFKVPVESATAHTVELTVHLPSSTPLTSVLSEPVPGWRVQLARTGLATPAKDDDGGTVTSAVTAVTWTATEGGLAPGQFGRFSLSVGPLPASGTLYLPTVQRYSDGTEVDWVQQAQDGAEPEHPAPSVTITRAAASSPVAASPGGSGGSGGSQGGWGVGLGVAGIVLALGAGAAGGTALSRGRRPAVALPAAATSSQDAERTPS from the coding sequence ATGAAGCACGCACGAGGTATCGCCGTCGCGGTCGGGGCGGCCGCCCTGGTGCTCGGGGCGGCCGGGCCGGCCGCCGCGCACGTCACCGTGACGGCGTCGAGCACGACGGGCGGAGGCAGCGCCGTGCTGACCTTCAAGGTGCCCGTCGAGTCGGCGACCGCGCACACCGTGGAGCTGACCGTGCACCTGCCGTCCAGTACGCCGCTGACCTCGGTGCTGAGCGAGCCCGTGCCCGGCTGGCGCGTACAGCTCGCCCGTACCGGGCTCGCGACGCCGGCCAAGGACGACGACGGCGGGACCGTCACCTCGGCCGTCACCGCGGTGACCTGGACGGCGACCGAAGGGGGCCTGGCCCCGGGCCAGTTCGGCCGGTTCTCGCTGTCGGTGGGTCCGTTGCCCGCGTCCGGCACGCTCTACCTGCCGACCGTGCAGCGCTACTCGGACGGCACCGAGGTCGACTGGGTGCAGCAGGCGCAGGACGGGGCGGAGCCGGAGCACCCGGCGCCGAGCGTGACCATTACCCGGGCGGCGGCGTCTTCGCCGGTGGCGGCCTCCCCGGGCGGCTCCGGCGGTTCCGGCGGTTCCCAGGGCGGCTGGGGTGTCGGACTCGGCGTCGCCGGGATCGTGCTGGCGCTGGGGGCCGGCGCGGCGGGCGGTACGGCGCTGTCCAGGGGCCGCCGCCCTGCCGTCGCGCTGCCCGCGGCCGCCACGAGCAGCCAGGACGCGGAGCGTACGCCTTCGTGA
- a CDS encoding ABC transporter substrate-binding protein: MSDDIPAVPESEGDRSEGDRSAADSPQADGPQADTSQADGPQADGSPADTPQADGLRLVEANVDLDDASGVSRRRLLSLGGLGVGAVAAAGLGSWAFLKRGKADDHEADGLTVTKSWADREIRVTAPSGVCEAPLVVAYENGFFKDAGLNVVLKKTGTDEDVAAAVGSGKYTASNGIFFNFLGPIYNGAPVKLSGGLHHGCLDLYVRDDGSVPSVSSLKGRRIGVSSLQGSATNFFSLDLLDAGINSSPAAKQVEWVVIEQDLLPKALKDKKVDAIATAGGFLPIIQGVKDGWAREVSNNRDLSRNASYPCCAVALNQTFVSEDPVTAARLVTAWARGSRWAGANLQKTAEIESSAKYVPDKPENILPVLRTLTFDPSPKNLQRALEPGIAKFIHTGFLPSSTDARALADKVFVNLGLDF, from the coding sequence ATGAGTGACGACATTCCCGCTGTCCCTGAATCCGAAGGCGACCGATCCGAAGGCGACCGATCGGCAGCCGACAGCCCACAGGCCGACGGCCCCCAAGCCGACACCTCACAAGCCGACGGCCCGCAAGCTGACGGCTCACCAGCCGACACCCCACAAGCCGACGGCCTCCGACTCGTCGAGGCGAACGTCGACCTCGACGACGCCTCGGGTGTCTCGCGCCGTCGCCTGCTCTCGCTCGGCGGCCTCGGCGTCGGCGCCGTGGCAGCCGCGGGCCTGGGCAGTTGGGCCTTCCTCAAACGCGGCAAGGCCGACGACCACGAGGCGGACGGCCTCACCGTCACCAAGTCCTGGGCCGACCGGGAGATACGGGTCACCGCCCCCAGCGGTGTCTGCGAAGCGCCGCTGGTCGTCGCCTACGAGAACGGCTTCTTCAAGGACGCGGGGCTCAACGTCGTACTGAAGAAGACCGGTACCGACGAGGACGTCGCCGCGGCGGTCGGCTCCGGCAAGTACACGGCGAGCAACGGGATCTTCTTCAACTTCCTCGGCCCCATCTACAACGGCGCTCCGGTCAAGCTGTCCGGCGGCCTGCACCACGGCTGCCTCGACCTCTACGTCCGCGACGACGGCTCCGTACCGTCCGTTTCCTCGCTCAAGGGCCGCAGGATCGGGGTCAGCAGTCTCCAGGGGTCCGCGACCAACTTCTTCTCCCTCGACCTGCTCGACGCCGGCATCAACTCCAGCCCGGCCGCCAAGCAGGTCGAGTGGGTGGTGATCGAGCAGGACCTGCTGCCCAAGGCCCTCAAGGACAAGAAGGTCGACGCCATCGCGACGGCCGGCGGCTTCCTGCCGATCATCCAAGGAGTCAAGGACGGCTGGGCGCGGGAGGTGTCGAACAACCGCGACCTGAGCCGCAACGCCTCCTACCCGTGCTGCGCGGTCGCCCTCAACCAGACCTTCGTCAGCGAGGACCCGGTCACCGCGGCCAGGCTCGTCACCGCGTGGGCGCGCGGCTCGCGTTGGGCGGGGGCCAACCTCCAGAAGACGGCCGAGATCGAGTCGTCGGCCAAGTACGTGCCCGACAAGCCGGAGAACATCCTGCCGGTCCTGCGCACCCTCACCTTCGACCCGTCGCCCAAGAACCTCCAGCGGGCCCTGGAGCCGGGCATCGCGAAGTTCATCCACACCGGCTTCCTGCCGTCGAGCACGGATGCCAGGGCGTTGGCCGACAAGGTCTTCGTGAACCTCGGCCTGGACTTCTGA
- a CDS encoding GNAT family N-acetyltransferase, with protein MRVATLADPLAQPLLRELEYEYSTRYPSLGGRSQEMARYPVEEFEPRRGGLLLLLLLDGEPVAGGAFRRFDERTAELKRIWTHSGHRRQGLARRVVDALERAAAEVGYQRIYLTTGPRQPEAKGLYLTTGYSALFDLTADPESLGGPLPFAKRLVGDEPIGPDEFPPPRRHHFGPVPRSAPAPYGRP; from the coding sequence ATGCGGGTGGCCACGCTGGCGGATCCGCTGGCGCAACCGCTGCTGCGGGAGCTGGAGTACGAGTACAGCACCCGCTACCCCTCCCTCGGCGGGAGGAGTCAGGAGATGGCGCGCTATCCGGTGGAAGAGTTCGAGCCGCGGCGCGGTGGGCTGCTGCTCCTGCTGTTGCTGGACGGCGAGCCGGTCGCGGGCGGTGCCTTCCGCCGCTTCGACGAGCGCACCGCGGAGCTGAAGCGGATCTGGACGCACAGCGGGCACCGCCGCCAAGGGCTGGCACGGCGCGTCGTGGACGCCCTTGAGCGGGCCGCGGCCGAAGTCGGCTACCAGCGGATCTACCTGACCACCGGGCCGCGCCAGCCGGAGGCCAAGGGCCTTTACCTGACGACGGGTTACTCCGCGTTGTTCGACCTCACCGCCGACCCCGAGTCGCTGGGCGGCCCGCTGCCGTTCGCCAAACGGCTGGTGGGCGACGAGCCGATCGGCCCGGACGAGTTCCCGCCACCCCGCCGCCACCATTTCGGCCCGGTACCCCGATCCGCCCCCGCCCCGTACGGGCGCCCCTGA
- a CDS encoding ABC transporter ATP-binding protein: protein MVTGHGAAVDIRNVTQAFRAADGDLAVLDDISLSVRPGEFVALVGPSGSGKSTLIRLLAGLDRPLFGSVHVDGARVTAPDPSRALVFQDPTLLPWRTVRGNVAIGPQARGALAGSKQRIDDALALVGLTDFADAWPAQLSGGMAQRAALARALVNDPSVLLLDEPLGRLDALTRRVLQGELLRLWQERGFTAVLITHDVSEALVLADRLVVLSPRPARIREIVEVGLDRPREQSAPEFVALRARILALLDEEATTQPDELEETH from the coding sequence ATGGTGACCGGCCACGGCGCCGCCGTCGACATCCGCAACGTCACGCAGGCCTTCCGTGCCGCCGACGGCGATCTCGCGGTCCTCGACGACATCTCGCTGTCGGTACGGCCCGGTGAGTTCGTCGCCCTGGTCGGGCCGAGCGGCTCGGGCAAATCGACGCTGATCCGGCTGCTCGCGGGGCTCGACCGGCCGCTGTTCGGCTCGGTGCATGTCGACGGCGCTCGGGTGACGGCGCCCGACCCGAGCCGCGCGTTGGTCTTCCAGGACCCGACGCTGCTGCCCTGGCGAACGGTCCGCGGCAATGTGGCGATCGGGCCGCAGGCGCGCGGCGCCCTGGCCGGGTCGAAGCAGCGCATCGACGACGCGCTCGCACTGGTCGGTCTGACCGACTTCGCCGACGCCTGGCCCGCGCAGCTGTCCGGCGGCATGGCGCAGCGGGCCGCGCTGGCCCGCGCGCTGGTCAACGACCCTTCGGTGCTCCTGCTCGACGAACCGCTGGGCAGGCTCGACGCGCTGACCCGCAGGGTGCTCCAGGGCGAGCTGCTGCGGCTGTGGCAGGAGCGGGGCTTCACCGCGGTCCTCATCACCCACGACGTCAGCGAGGCGCTGGTGCTGGCCGACCGGCTGGTCGTGCTCTCGCCGCGCCCGGCCCGGATACGCGAGATCGTCGAGGTCGGGCTCGACCGCCCGCGCGAGCAGTCCGCCCCCGAGTTCGTCGCCCTGCGCGCGCGCATCCTCGCGCTGCTCGACGAGGAGGCCACCACGCAGCCCGACGAGCTCGAAGAGACCCACTGA
- a CDS encoding ATP-binding protein, with protein sequence MRQPLPDPTGPVTEAAAAVRTLDGLALLLRDLRRRHARRRQDSTLTYRELAARTGWSQTAIAEYFTARTLPPTDRLDGLLELLGATPAEQRALATARDRVEEAARRARRGGGARTAPPGEAPSALGGPDRAPHQLPAPPDMFTGRVRELSLLDTAAGGDRHPGDGAGGVCAIGGMGGIGKTWLALHWAHSRRDRFPDGELHVDLRGFDPTGRPLDPELAVRGFLEALGVAPDAVPTGPEAQTALYRSLTADRRMLVLLDNALDTAQAAPLLPGGSACTVLITSRRRLTGLIAAHGARAVALGVLPEDEAREVLVRRLGRSRLNAEPRAAAELIARCAGLPLALGIAAACAATHPGLSLAALAGELRDDADRLDALDGGEPGADLRAVLSWSGRALSPADRRRFGLLSIAPGPDITPAAAAHLLDLPPAAARRLLRALDHAHLVQRHAPERYRMHDLLRLHATEQAHEHGTTAELRAAVRRLVDFHTATACAAARLLAPHHPPLPTTTPTAPPPLAPAADFPRAPSTSGALVPRGPAPGAPAAGGSVPRDTAPPRVPEPPGDQVAAMGWFDVEHANLLAAQQAAHRHGWDAQVCRLAWALDPFHRRRGHFAEQAAAWQLAVESAARLRDAAAQAHAHQMLGDACALLGRTADALRHLSRALELAESTSEAAVRAEIHHSLGGAWERHGDDRRALEHALRALAIFRTLDDTYRQARALNGVGWLRTRLGDHAGARADCLAALALLRRHPADRRQLGESSTLDSLGCVAHRLREYDAAVAYFRQALAICRAQGHSHLEADVLRHTAAALLARHSTEEARETLLRARALLTAQHRLADAADVGRELAGLAPPPSPPSLTGKEAAPG encoded by the coding sequence GTGAGGCAGCCCCTGCCGGATCCGACCGGTCCCGTGACCGAGGCCGCGGCGGCCGTACGGACGCTGGACGGACTCGCCCTGCTGCTCCGGGACCTGCGGCGCAGGCACGCGCGCCGCCGCCAGGACAGCACGCTGACCTACCGCGAACTGGCCGCACGCACCGGGTGGTCGCAGACGGCGATCGCCGAGTATTTCACCGCCCGTACGCTGCCGCCGACCGACCGCCTCGACGGGCTGCTCGAACTGCTGGGCGCCACACCGGCCGAGCAGCGCGCGCTGGCCACCGCCCGGGACCGGGTCGAGGAGGCCGCCCGCCGTGCCAGGCGCGGCGGCGGCGCCCGTACCGCGCCCCCGGGCGAAGCCCCGTCCGCGCTCGGCGGGCCGGACCGGGCACCGCACCAACTGCCCGCCCCGCCGGACATGTTCACCGGACGCGTGCGCGAACTGTCCCTCCTCGACACCGCCGCCGGCGGCGACCGTCACCCGGGCGACGGCGCGGGCGGCGTCTGCGCGATCGGTGGCATGGGCGGCATCGGCAAGACCTGGCTCGCGCTGCACTGGGCGCACAGCCGGCGGGACCGCTTCCCGGACGGCGAACTCCACGTCGACCTACGCGGGTTCGACCCCACCGGCCGGCCCTTGGACCCGGAACTCGCGGTGCGCGGCTTCCTGGAGGCCCTGGGCGTGGCACCGGACGCCGTCCCGACCGGGCCGGAAGCACAGACCGCGCTGTACCGCAGCCTCACGGCGGACCGGCGGATGCTCGTCCTGCTGGACAACGCCCTCGACACCGCGCAGGCCGCCCCGCTGCTGCCCGGCGGCAGCGCCTGCACGGTGCTGATCACCAGCCGCCGCCGGCTGACCGGTCTGATCGCCGCGCACGGCGCACGGGCGGTGGCCCTCGGCGTACTGCCGGAGGACGAGGCGCGCGAGGTGCTCGTACGCCGCCTGGGCCGCTCCCGGCTGAACGCGGAACCCCGCGCGGCGGCCGAGCTGATCGCCCGCTGCGCCGGCCTGCCCCTCGCGCTCGGCATCGCCGCCGCCTGTGCCGCCACCCACCCGGGCCTCTCGCTCGCGGCCCTGGCCGGTGAACTGCGCGACGACGCGGACCGGCTGGACGCCCTGGACGGCGGTGAACCCGGGGCCGACCTGCGGGCCGTGCTGTCATGGTCCGGCCGGGCCCTCTCACCCGCCGATCGCCGCAGGTTCGGGCTGCTGAGCATCGCCCCGGGCCCTGACATCACCCCCGCCGCGGCCGCGCACCTGCTCGACCTCCCGCCCGCGGCGGCCCGCCGCCTGCTGCGCGCACTCGACCACGCCCACCTGGTCCAGCGCCACGCCCCCGAGCGCTACCGCATGCACGACCTGCTCCGACTGCACGCCACCGAGCAGGCCCACGAGCACGGCACCACGGCCGAGTTACGCGCGGCGGTACGCCGCCTGGTCGACTTCCACACCGCCACCGCCTGCGCCGCCGCCCGACTCCTCGCACCCCACCACCCCCCGCTCCCCACGACCACGCCCACCGCGCCCCCACCGCTCGCACCCGCCGCCGACTTCCCGCGTGCCCCGTCCACGTCCGGCGCCCTCGTCCCGCGAGGACCTGCCCCCGGCGCTCCCGCGGCCGGCGGCTCCGTACCCCGCGACACCGCCCCGCCTCGGGTGCCGGAGCCGCCGGGGGATCAGGTCGCGGCGATGGGCTGGTTCGACGTGGAGCACGCGAATCTGCTGGCCGCCCAGCAGGCGGCCCACCGTCACGGGTGGGACGCCCAGGTGTGCCGGCTGGCGTGGGCGCTGGACCCCTTCCACCGGCGGCGCGGGCACTTCGCCGAGCAGGCGGCGGCGTGGCAGCTCGCCGTGGAAAGCGCCGCACGCCTGCGCGACGCGGCCGCCCAGGCCCACGCGCACCAGATGCTCGGGGACGCCTGTGCTCTGCTCGGGCGGACCGCCGACGCCCTCCGCCACCTGTCCCGGGCGCTGGAGCTGGCCGAGAGCACCAGCGAGGCCGCTGTCCGGGCCGAGATCCACCACAGTCTGGGCGGGGCCTGGGAGCGGCACGGCGACGACCGCCGTGCGCTGGAGCACGCGCTGCGGGCGCTGGCGATCTTCCGGACGCTGGACGACACCTACCGCCAGGCACGGGCCCTCAACGGCGTCGGATGGCTGCGGACCCGGCTCGGCGACCACGCCGGGGCCCGTGCCGACTGTCTGGCCGCCCTCGCGCTGCTGCGCCGGCACCCCGCCGACCGCCGCCAGCTCGGCGAGTCCAGCACGCTGGACAGCCTCGGCTGTGTCGCGCACCGGCTCCGGGAGTACGACGCGGCGGTCGCGTACTTCCGCCAGGCCCTGGCCATCTGCCGTGCCCAGGGCCACAGCCACCTCGAAGCCGACGTGCTGCGCCACACCGCCGCGGCCCTGCTCGCCCGGCACAGCACCGAGGAGGCCCGGGAGACCCTGCTACGGGCCCGCGCGTTGCTCACCGCCCAGCACCGCCTTGCGGACGCCGCCGACGTCGGGCGGGAACTGGCGGGCCTCGCCCCGCCTCCGTCACCCCCGTCCCTCACCGGCAAGGAGGCGGCCCCCGGATGA